Proteins encoded together in one bacterium window:
- a CDS encoding HNH endonuclease, giving the protein DEANCQMLCKECNRRKGNK; this is encoded by the coding sequence GACGAAGCCAACTGCCAGATGCTTTGCAAAGAGTGCAATAGGAGGAAGGGGAATAAATAA